The following DNA comes from Anopheles arabiensis isolate DONGOLA chromosome 3, AaraD3, whole genome shotgun sequence.
TCCCATTCCAATTCAGCTTATTCTTGTTATTGGTGGAACTTTGTTATCGATACAATACAACCTAAAAGAAAATTATGCAATAAAGGTAGTTGGAACAATTCCTCAAGGATTGCCAGGTGAGTGAATTTATTTCTGCCCAGCTAGGCTGAATAACTCCTACGGGGACAGATTTTTCTTCTGAGTGGAATGTCCCAAAAAAGATTAagttattatttaattataaaaaaattaattgttgatggttgattaaaaaaagtttACTTGAGATAATATTAAGCAGGAAGAGTTGTTTATACAAGTAATGTAACTGTAACTGTTTGATAAtcgtttattaattaaaagaaGCAACACATGCTAAAAATTTGGTTAGGTCTTTCTCAAATGATATAATATTCAAGAAATTTATTAGTTCCTctaaattattttgaaaattttaataaCCTGTTAACTCTGTTACTTCCAGCGCCCAAGCTCCCGAACTTCGACATATTACCAGAAATCCTCACGGAAAGCATCACCGTGGCTGTAGTCGGCTATACTGTATCGGTTTCTTTGGGAATAATATTTGCTAAAAAGGAAAATTACGAAATTGGCTTCAACCAGGAACTGCTAGCACTCGGGGCGGGCAACGTATTTGGGTCGTTTTTTTCGTGTTATCCCTTTGCAGCGTCTCTTTCACGTGCAGCTATCCAATACCTGGCGGGCGGAAAAACGCAAATAACTGGACTCATCTCATGCAGCTTGCTTGCGGTGGTGCTTTTGTTTGTGGCATCATTTTTCCAGCCGTTGCCTCGCTGCATTCTCGCCAGTATTATCGCAGTTTCTGTGCAAGGTTTATTGATGCAGGCCAAAGATCTACCAAAGTTCTGGCGTCAAGGTTTTTTCGATGGTGTTACTTGGGTGCTCACGTTTATATCGGTGGTATTCATATCGATTGATGTTGGACTACTGGTCGGATTTGCTCTAAGCGTTTCAAGCATCTTTTTCCGTGCACTCAGGCCGTACATGTGCCAGATGGGAAATGTTCCCAACTCAGATGTATACTTGGATATAACTCGCTACGAAGGGGTGCGTTGTAGCTTAATTGATCTTGCGTTTCAAGCAGGAGCTTTATTGATCGgagtatttctttttttgtttcaattatttttccaGCTGATCGAACATCGTGGTATTAAGATCGTACACTACAGCGGAGGGCTACACTTTGCTTCACGTGCCGTATTCAAAAGCAACATCTGCCAATTTCTAAATATCAATTTGACGGAGGAGACTAAGCGTCGCAAATCACCCAACTTCATAGAAGCGGACGATGCCATCAAATATCTTATATTGGACTTTACTGCACTCAGCTATATAGACCCGTCGGCCATCTCCACCTTCAAAACGTTTGTCAAAGATCTGGAGGTAATCGATGTACAAACGCTTCTTGCAGGCTGTTCACCGCTGGTGTTTGAGAAGATGAAGAAATGCAATTTTATTGGTGGAGAGGAAAACTACGTTCGCACTTATCCCACTGTTCACGATGCGGTACATTTTGCCCAGAAACAACTGAGATTACGTGCAGGAGTATCGCAAACGATACAAGAAGTACGTCTGTAAAAGTTGTATTACTAATGTCATAATTTTTGATTatacattttaatatttgcaaaattggTTGTCTTGCGAGCGCAATGTGGTTGAGCATGGGGGCGtaataaaattgttattaACCAATGTCAGTAgataatcaataaaaaaaattcgaATAAATGCCAATACAAATTAGTCGATTTAAAAGAGTTGATTGAAGCATGTTTGCATCCATTACAATATCACACTGAAGCATAAGAAATTTTAtatgaataatttttttttacataaattttATGTGTTAGTATACATATTGTGATGATTTATTCATTTACTTCGGTGTTGTGGACTCAACATTTGCACTCTTAGTTGTCGATTACGTGGCTGTGATCGTGCCCGAAGGATGATCCTCCCTTGAATTTTAACGTGTTGATTTTTATGTGTtcaaattgcaataaaaattgtttaataGTGGTCGGATTTGGTCAGTTCAGCTCATCGATATCACAAACTCCAGACGAGGAAAAAATCCTAGGCGAATTAAACAAAGGATCAATACCACAAAAAAGCCAGTCATATGGATCAATGATTGAAAGCATCATAGAAATGGGGTCATCGTACTCAAGAAACTGCAATAAAAAACCGactaacaaaataaacattggGCTCTCTCATGAGTGCCTGCTTAAGTAAGTTCTCcgatgttttagttttttctgATGTAAACTGAGTGATGTTTTATTATCAAACCAATTAGattgtaaataaacaaaaacacctttATGAAAATCCATAGATCTTGTCAACgcattgattttatttcatagACGTAGTTCGATTGaagtacagtagaacgtcgattatccgggcagctcgggaccggacggttacCGGTTAATCGAtgtgcacggataatggtccaagaaatgtcaaattcatataaaaaatataaaattcactagttttatgattaattcactttgaattaatcgattaatcgtttgtagaatattattttattcaataactataggtttggCAGCTTTTCATTGGCAAacatgaatttcgaaaataccactaAACACTACAGAgttgcacaaaaaactggttgcccacttgactatcgctgcaaatgttcgccgtacgtttgaacagctgtcacatttatgcgcacggttaagctgcccgccggttaatccgccctcggataatcgacgttatACTGTAATAAAAAACTAGATTTCAGTTAGTTTAAACAGATCTTGGTTTTATGGAGATTCCTTGGTTTTATGGAGCTGTAGAACTAGCGATCGCGTTGCACTGCCTATTGCGTTTTGGCAATTGCTTGTTTTTAAGCGGTTGCCTACTTTAAATCATTTTGGAACTTTATGGACCATAGGATTATTTACTGACACGCGGGACGAGTTTTCCCAAACAAAACCTGAAGGTAGAAgaagcgttacgtttcgtgTCTCAGGACTTCGTTGACATTCCATTACCTTCTTTTACAATAGATGATGTATGTTTAATGGTTTCAAAGCTGAAACCCTCCTCAGCCTCTGGACCCTATAATATTCCGGGAATAGTGATCATTTCATTTTAAGACttgtattatttattctttttatcAATTGCATTGTTTACGCTATACTTGACTGCCCGGTTCTAAAATACGCGGAAGACGTTAATATGTACTTTCCTGTTCGTAGCTCTAATGACTGTCTCCGATTACACGGATTTCTATGTTTTTAAACTTTGGTGCTCCTTAATCTGTTTGTCACTCAACGTCAGTAAGTGCTCAGTTATGTTTAGTTATGTTCTTTCTGACACTTCATTGCCTCGTTCTGAAACTgttatacggacgtcacacgaagcgtaaactttgaggctggaaatagacgaaccgagatcatcgcggtaccgcgaaaatcgcgtatgacttgaactgtcaattatgttataaaatctgacagatatgCGAgattcgtgtatggaaccatccgaggtctggtgacgattgaatgtgccaagaagaaatatttttctatcaatttgcgaatcaaattatttttttcacatagtgtatgcaaaataaaatacaaaactcatttctcgacacgagttttcacacaaatccgccagaaaaagtaaaaataatcggttcgcgctaccgcgaaaatctcagcaataccgaagttgggtatctctgcgaaacagcaggcgcgattggaggcgcggaagatttgacagctctactgttatacaactgttataaacaaggcgcgaatttcgcggtaccgcgacgatctcggttcgtctatttccagcctgaCGTAAACTAGGTTTCagccaaggtggaatatagaggaggtgtcttcttagcgtttggcatgttgccattttgagattcagtttgacaacagccgtcgatttttgtttacaggcagcagctgcattataacgtgtaaaatgtcgatttatggagtgtggatgcaaaatacaattttttattgctaaaaaaatgttaattaaacgaaaacaatacatttatcctatccaaataccagcaacattcgtcccatttgacaaTTGCCGTCGATcgtggttttgtgcttttttctaaagcctcgatgcccaattgttctacatgacgacaactcctttctacccactttggtttcagccatacaacccattaatcttttgacaggaagtttacgctctaCCATATAAATCAAGCGTAATCAAGCcttttgagtttacgcctcgtgtgacgtccgtttTAGAGACTTATGTATTATGCTAGACACGAAACTTTATTTAGCAATAACAACGTTATTGCTAGGGCTAACAGGACTCTCGGACAAACAGACAAAAGACGTTATTGCTAGGGCTAACAGGACGTATGGACATATAATTCagtttaaaaatcattttacaGTTAAAAAATCACTCAAGTCATCACTGTAATTGAGTACGCTTCGGTTGcttggtttccggagcaagtTACTCGAATTGAGAGGCTTGAGAGGATTGAACGAAAATTTACCCGTGCAGTTATTAAGCGGCTTCTGTGGACAAATAACGATGTACTACCATATTATCGCACGAGATGTCAATTGTTAGGCCTTGAAACTtgaaatttttatgtttaaattgtTAACTGGAAGAATTGATGCACCCCTATTGCTAAGCAATGTTAATTTGTATGTCCCTATTACGcctttaagaactcgacaattttCAATGACTGATTTTCTttatcgtcttttctgtgctagggatccgttATTATTGATGTATAAGAATTTTAAATGTCATTGACTTGTCCTGTCTAAAGAGGCAAATGAggccaattggctcaaagtctctataaaataaataacttgTCCTATAGTGTCCCGAAATGTACAAGTGTAATACGAGATTGAattacgtctaattttaggagtccatagtttataagacattagttgTAATTGAGTATGTAGGCCACTGAGGCTTGATAcctcaataataaaaaaataaataaataaataaatgaataaataaatacatatacaggcggtccccgagatacacggttaatggggaccgaaatccgccgcaaaataccgcgtatctcgaatttccgcgtaagtcgaatcttgtgatttccagctaaaatatcactaattttcgtgcaattttacaagtagggggtggttttagccaccaaattaattatttcatatgTTTGTAATGAATTGTACAGTTTTAAACCGTTttaaatggtattttacattcgatcaatatggaaattatttggtatttcacaatggatgtgtcaaatcaatacaatttgctcaaataaCTGTCAGATttggaaaaccgcgtatctccgaatccgcgtataagaggtaccgtgtatctcggggaccgcctgtataaaCTAAActtaaatgataaaaaaattaaagaagtaaatcaataaatcaataaatcaataaataaatgataaaaaattaaagaacta
Coding sequences within:
- the LOC120903671 gene encoding sulfate transporter-like, which encodes MRHPRNSNGMMNPAYSRDPNDTPEPTGGRRSRSKISQVIVARPHYQQEDLNNAFNYFKPKSNFYQEALESMREMDTKTCLTGLFPIFQWLPEYSFPSDFIGDLISGLTVGVMHIPQGMGYALIANMPPITGIYTAFFPVFIYFLLGTSRHNSMGTLAVVSIMTGKVVYNHSGEGSNFTNLEVGTALCFLVGIIQLVMCLLRMGAASFLLSEALVSGFTTGAAVYVFTSQMKDILGVTLPPLGSKFEIVYTYYELGKKIPETNLINLAIAAVAIIILLINNEIIKPRLAKLCIIPIPIQLILVIGGTLLSIQYNLKENYAIKVVGTIPQGLPAPKLPNFDILPEILTESITVAVVGYTVSVSLGIIFAKKENYEIGFNQELLALGAGNVFGSFFSCYPFAASLSRAAIQYLAGGKTQITGLISCSLLAVVLLFVASFFQPLPRCILASIIAVSVQGLLMQAKDLPKFWRQGFFDGVTWVLTFISVVFISIDVGLLVGFALSVSSIFFRALRPYMCQMGNVPNSDVYLDITRYEGLIEHRGIKIVHYSGGLHFASRAVFKSNICQFLNINLTEETKRRKSPNFIEADDAIKYLILDFTALSYIDPSAISTFKTFVKDLEVIDVQTLLAGCSPLVFEKMKKCNFIGGEENYVRTYPTVHDAVHFAQKQLRLRAGVSQTIQEVRL